A window of the Podospora bellae-mahoneyi strain CBS 112042 chromosome 6, whole genome shotgun sequence genome harbors these coding sequences:
- the SMC2 gene encoding Structural maintenance of chromosomes protein 2 (COG:B; COG:D; EggNog:ENOG503NUZ3) — protein MRVTELIIDGFKSYAVRTVISGWDESFNSITGLNGSGKSNILDAICFVLGITHLSTVRAQNLQDLIYKRGQAGVTKASVTIVFDNKDKKRSPIGFEEYATISVTRQIVLGGTTKYLINGHRAQQQTVQNLFQSVQLNINNPNFLIMQGRITKVLNMKAVEILAMIEEAAGTRMFEDRRDKAFKTMAKKDLKLQEITELLRDEIEPKLEKLRTEKRAFLDFQQTQNDLERLTRIVVAHDYVVCQEKLKQSGSDLEAKKQRQKDLETSAERLKSEISHLEEDVERVKAQRDKELRKGGKAQALEEAVKKYSNELVRLATVIDLKRTSLAEEEERKIQAEKAVTELEATLQEKTKAYEKTKAKYDTAKEAVEKQSREVESKEELLQTLQTGVASKEGQESGYQGQLQDARNRVTAATTEQEQAKIKIAHLEKRIKEEEPRAKKAKEANAGLLNELEGLKLQAQRLEKELGKLGFQPGSEGELYKQESQLQQTIRNLRQESDALKRKVANIDFNYADPVPNFDRSKVKGLVAQLFTLDKQFIQAGTALEICAGGRLYNVVVDTEVTGTQLLQGGRLRKRVTIIPLNKIAAFKASAQIVATAQKICPGKVDLALSLVGYDEEVSRAMEYVFGNTLICADAETAKKVTFDPNVRMRSITLEGDAYDPSGTLSGGSAPNSSGVLVTLQKLNEITRQLKEAEANLGLLHDHIAREKSKLDQAKKIKQELDLKSHEIKLAEEQISGNSASSIIQDVQNMKETIGQLKESIVEAMQRQVEASADVKRIEKDMNDFDNNKDGKLEELQKTVNSLRASVAKMQTSLKTLQKELQNAQLDSEQVSADLAAAREQVQEIDLAIASQQEELTALAFKAETIKTTHDEAQSELDAERRKLSVFDSELKSLEQATRSKTSRIAEEKLELQKLGHQIEKFGKESQSALAHIQALEKEHEWIPDAKDQFGRPGTPYDFRGQNSNISELKATERNLRERSQGLRKKINPKVMNMIDSVEKKEVALKHMMKTVMRDKRKIEETIVSLDDYKKRALEETWRKVNGDFGAIFEELLPGSFAKLDPPEGKTISDGLEVKVCLGKVWKESLTELSGGQRSLIALSLIMALLQFKPAPMYILDEVDAALDLSHTQNIGRLIKTRFKGSQFIVVSLKDGMFQNANRIFRTRFSEGTSMVQALTPADLR, from the exons ATGAGGGTGACGGAACTAATTATCGAT GGCTTCAAGTCCTACGCCGTCCGCACCGTAATCTCGGGCTGGGACGAATCCTTCAACTCCATCACCGGCCTCAACGGCTCGGGAAAATCCAACATCCTCGACGCCATCTGCttcgtcctcggcatcacccacctctccaccgtccGCGCGCAAAACCTCCAGGATCTCATCTACAAGCGCGGCCAAGCCGGCGTGACAAAGGCCAGCGTCACCATTGTGTTCGACAACAAAGACAAGAAGCGATCGCCCATCGGCTTCGAGGAATACGCCACCATCTCGGTAACGCGACAGATCGTGCTGGGGGGCACGACGAAATACCTGATCAATGGCCACCGCgcgcagcagcagacggTGCAGAACCTATTTCAGAGTGTAcagctcaacatcaacaaccccaacttcTTGATTATGCAAGGTCGGATTACAAAGGTGCTGAACatgaaggcggtggagattCTGGCCATGatcgaggaggcggcggggacGAGGATGTTTGAGGATAGGAGGGATAAGGCGTTCAAGACGATGGCGAAGAAGGATCTGAAGCTGCAGGAGATTACAGAGCTGCTGCGGGATGAGATTGAGCCaaagttggagaagctgaggaCGGAGAAGAGGGCGTTTTTGGACTTTCAGCAGACACAGAATGATCTCGAGAGGTTAACGAGGATAGTGGTGGCGCATGACTATGTCGTGTGTCAggagaagctgaagcagTCGGGGTCGGATCTAGAGGCGAAGAAGCAACGGCAGAAGGATCTGGAGACTTcggcggagaggttgaagagcgAGATTTCACATTTGGAAGAGGATGTGGAAAGAGTAAAGGCGCAGAGGGATAAGGAGttgagaaaaggaggaaaggcGCAGGcactggaggaggcggtcaagaAGTACTCGAACGAGCTTGTACGGCTAGCTACGGTGATCGACCTGAAGCGGACCAGtctggcggaggaggaggaaagaaagattcaggctgagaaggctgTTACCGAGCTGGAGGCGACACTGCAGGAAAAGACCAAGGCGTATGAGAAGACCAAGGCCAAATACGACACAgcgaaggaggcggtggaaaAGCAGAGTCGGGAGGTGGAATCCAAGGAGGAACTGCTACAGACGCTGCAAACCGGTGTTGCTTCCAAGGAAGGCCAGGAGAGTGGTTATCAGGGTCAATTACAAGATGCGAGGAACCGGGTGACTGCTGCTACGACGGAGCAGGAGCAAGCCAAGATCAAGATTGCGCATTTGGAGAAGCGGataaaggaggaggaaccgcGAGCAAAGAAGGCCAAAGAGGCAAACGCTGGGCTGTTGAACGAGTTGGAAGGGCTCAAGCTGCAGGCTCAGAGGCTGGAAAAGGAGCTGGGCAAGCTTGGGTTCCAACCAGGGTCAGAAGGCGAGCTGTACAAACAGGAAAGTCAGCTCCAACAGACCATTCGCAATCTGCGCCAAGAGTCGGATGCTCTGAAGCGCAAGGTTGCCAATATCGACTTCAACTATGCGGATCCAGTGCCAAACTTTGATCGCTCCAAGGTCAAGGGTTTGGTGGCTCAGCTGTTCACTCTCGACAAGCAGTTCATTCAGGCTGGTACGGCTCTGGAGATTTGCGCTGGCGGTCGTCTTTACAACGTTGTTGTGGATACTGAGGTTACTGGTACACAGCTCCTGCAGGGCGGTAGGTTGCGGAAGCGCGTTACTATCATTCCCCTAAACAAGATTGCTGCGTTCAAGGCCTCTGCTCAGATAGTTGCCACGGCGCAAAAAATCTGTCCGGGGAAGGTCGACTTGGCTTTGTCTCTTGTCGGTTATGACGAGGAGGTCTCGAGGGCGATGGAGTACGTCTTTGGCAACACGCTCATTTGCGCGGATGCCGAGACTGCCAAGAAGGTGACTTTTGACCCCAACGTCAGGATGCGCAGTATTACTCTCGAAGGCGATGCCTATGACCCCTCGGGTACCCTTTCCGGCGGCAGCGCTCCCAACTCCAGCGGTGTCTTGGTGACCCTGCAAAAGCTCAACGAGATCACCAGACAGCTCAAGGAAGCCGAAGCCAACTTGGGCTTGCTTCATGATCACATCGCCCGTGAGAAGTCCAAGCTCGACCaggccaagaagatcaagcaggAGCTCGACCTCAAGTCCCACGAGATcaagcttgccgaggagCAAATCAGCGGAAACTCTGCTTCGTCCATCATCCAGGATGTCCAAAACATGAAGGAGACGATTGGCCAGCTCAAGGAGTCTATTGTCGAGGCTATGCAGCGACAGGTGGAGGCCTCGGCTGACGTCAAGCGCATCGAGAAAGATATGAATGActttgacaacaacaaggacGGTAAATTGGAGGAACTGCAGAAAACGGTCAACAGCCTCCGTGCTTCGGTCGCCAAGATGCAAACCTCGCTCAAGACTCTGCAGAAAGAGCTGCAAAACGCCCAGCTGGACTCTGAGCAAGTCTCTGCTGACTTGGCCGCCGCCAGGGAGCAAGTGCAGGAGATTGATCTGGCTATTGCCTCGCAGCAGGAGGAACTCACCGCCCTGGCCTTCAAGGCTGAAACGATCAAGACCACCCATGACGAAGCCCAGTCCGAACTTGATGCGGAAAGGCGGAAACTCTCCGTGTTTGACTCGGAGCTCAAGTCTCTTGAACAGGCCACCCGCTCCAAGACCTCGCGCAttgccgaggagaagcttgAGCTTCAGAAGTTGGGCCATCAGATTGAGAAATTCGGTAAGGAGTCACAGTCTGCACTGGCGCATATCCAAGCCTTGGAAAAGGAACACGAGTGGATCCCCGACGCAAAGGATCAGTTTGGTCGTCCCGGCACGCCCTATGATTTTAGGGGACAGAATTCTAATATTTCAGAGCTGAAGGCCACGGAGAGGAACCTGAGGGAGAGGAGccaggggttgaggaagaagatcaaCCCCAAGGTGATGAACATGATCGACAgcgtggagaagaaggaggtggcGCTGAAGCACATGATGAAGACGGTGATGAGGGACAAGAGAAAGATTGAGGAGACGATTGTGAGTCTGGATGACTATAAGAAgagggcgttggaggagacGTGGAGGAAGGTGAATGGGGACTTTGGGGCCATTTTTGAGGAGCTCCTCCCAGGGTCTTTTGCGAAATTAGACCCGCCAGAAGGGAAGACGATTAGTGATGGGTTGGAAGTGAAGGTTTGTCTTGGGAAGGTGTGGAAGGAGAGTCTGACGGAGTTGTCGGGTGGTCAGAG ATCGCTCATTGCACTTAGTCTGATCATGGCGCTGCTGCAGTTTAAGCCGGCGCCGATGTATATTTTGGATGAGGTTGACGCCGCGTTGGATCTGTCGCATACGCAGAACATTGGAAGGCTGATCAAGACGAGGTTCAAGGGGAGTCAGTTTATTGTTGTGAGCTTGAAGGATGGGATGTTTCAGAATGCGAATAGGATTTTTAGGACGAGGTTTAGTGAGGGGACTAGTATGGTGCAGGCTTTGACGCCGGCGGATTTGAGGTGA
- a CDS encoding hypothetical protein (EggNog:ENOG503NV4G; COG:S) codes for MSGQQIRQQMDQDPDSVLLRSGPVIDATGLLLLISTITVFLLPLFIYFPPVPPSQRDALLETHSPIGVKHSKSKKKTTTTSPSKITIDQLWIYPVKSCKGIQLTSSKVLPYGLEFDRLYTFAQLKSPFPLSTNPSSAEDKLQPQESWEFITQRQFPLLATLTVELFSPDPVKARGKPLYSDASIKDSFLLISFPWQEPGLRGVVSWVAAKLARGRGAVPQKQLVLPVSFPSQDEIESQGYEREEVRIWKDVVSALNMEKDLPRELALYLGVSNRLGLFRVDPGRLREVHRCAPGREEAGYQPVTGFQDAYPLHLLNLSSIRDFSVKITKDENLEQDLDARRFRANIIVDGPEENNPPYDEETWKKVGFKMSNDAEGGKSKPAAATFHVSCRTVRCKMPNVNQDSGFRHPVEPDRSLRKLRDVDEGARLKGCLGMQLTPLFDGEEKLESWVEVGMSVEVGERGGHRYINQ; via the exons ATGTCCGGCCAACAAATTCGGCAACAAATGGACCAGGACCCGGACTCGGTGTTGCTGCGGAGCGGCCCAGTCATTGACGCTACCGGCCTTCTCCTGTTGATTTCCACCATTACCGTTTTCCTCTTGCCTCTGTTCATCTACTTTCCCCCCGTACCCCCATCACAGCGCGATGCACTGCTTGAAACACATTCGCCCATCGGTGTGAAGCACAGCAaaagcaagaagaagactactacaacctcaccatcaaaAATCACCATCGACCAGCTATGGATCTACCCAGTCAAGTCATGCAAAGGCATCCAACTCACCTCGAGCAAGGTGCTCCCCTACGGCCTGGAGTTTGACCGCCTCTACACCTTTGCTCAACTCAaatccccttttcctctcaGCACCAACCCATCGTCAGCAGAAGACAAGCTCCAGCCTCAAGAAAGCTGGGAATTCATCACCCAGCGGCAGTTTCCCCTCCTAGCCACCCTCACCGTGGAGCTTTTCAGCCCGGACCCGGTCAAAGCCCGGGGTAAACCGCTCTACTCGGATGCCAGCATCAAAGACTCCTTTCTCCTCATCAGCTTCCCCTGGCAAGAGCCAGGCCTCCGCGGGGTCGTCAGCTGGGTGGCCGCCAAGCTCGCACGGGGCCGCGGTGCGGTCCCGCAGAAGCAGCTTGTCCTCCCGGTGAGTTTCCCGTCGCAAGACGAGATTGAGTCCCAAGGGTACGAGAGGGAAGAGGTCAGGATCTGGAAGGACGTGGTGTCGGCACTGAACATGGAAAAGGACCTACCTCGGGAGTTGGCGCTGTACCTGGGGGTGAGCAACAGGCTCGGGCTTTTTCGAGTCGACCCGGGCCGATTGAGAGAGGTGCATAGGTGTGCgccggggagggaggaggcgggttACCAGCCTGTGACTGGATTTCAGGATGCT TATCCACTACATCTCCTTAACCTCTCCAGCATCCGCGACTTCAGCGTGAAGATCACTAAAGACGAGAATCTCGAACAAGACTTGGACGCGCGGAGGTTTCGCGCCAACATCATTG TCGACGGTCCCGAggaaaacaaccccccttaTGATGAGGAGACGTGGAAAAAGGTTGGTTTTAAGATGAGTAATGATGctgagggggggaagagcaagcctgctgctgcgactTTTCATGTGTCGTGCCGGACGGTGAGGTGCAAGATGCCGAATGTGAATCAAGATAGTGGGTTTAGGCATCCGGTTGAGCCGGATAGGAGCTTGAGGAAGCTGAGGGATGTGGATGAGGGGGCGAGGCTGAAGGGGTGTTTGGGGATGCAGTTGACGCCCttgtttgatggggaggagaagttggagagctgggttgaggttggaatgagtgtggaggtgggagagaggggcGGGCATAGGTATATTAATCAGTAA
- a CDS encoding hypothetical protein (EggNog:ENOG503P0AT; COG:S), with protein sequence MGDYHYHHFLSSMAGVGGQPNQSPLEGPPQMSHQPQVLAMGGHGPPMPNPYQSLGYFTGFPEPIMFNAPKSQRSRRKSAPGLDHIKHRRTRSGCFTCRSRRVKCDETHPICERCRKGKRECLYPEPAPPKGSGGSSSKESSSTAPSQQASPTSSRGDDDDDDDRDSKLEPIMDEDEEEPQSATSTTAPMFPLRRSSTTSSFGLQRVPTGYRYDSETPSFDGNKSSSPLSTGTTTAQSHRPDWTFLPHELQFYLGYFYDNITHYHYGLISDAGDFFRTTLVGLALRNEALLYAIVAFSAYHHALHNPHGRINEFLQYYNHSVKNLLECLKRKEKYSIATLLTILQLATIEEYLGDWVNLMGHQKAALEIFTQLFTPQTIMQSQTGRAALTWYGRFDLFVAIMGSFETTLPREWYLEAATYHDSCAAAEPDSVFWKFEACSAKMQLISMEMAMLYARRVKEEVTAEDFAAEHQRLSRCLNDWKNGWDPALVDPSHLVTDFSGSHAPDPNDIINPFTSGALFQPPLFPSTVLTASYHSMSLLHDSQSGIRPIGEAKDKLREHAYKIYQIFEAVEFWSHSPPGGLIALQSALAVAALYVQRDPRHQMWIRRKFVLLEAMGYIFPATMRVRLAELFADDTCTRWWLPNDEGFPPLLQNIRAYADERNAMAATTQRDTVQQIRHVFSRMNIREAARKAAEN encoded by the exons ATGGGTGACTATCATTATCACCACTTTCTATCCTCCATGGCGGGTGTGGGTGGACAGCCTAACCAGAGTCCACTTGAAGGCCCCCCACAGATGTCTCACCAACCTCAGGTGTTGGCCATGGGAGGCCATGGCCCTCCAATGCCTAACCCATACCAAAGCCTGGGATACTTTACGGGATTCCCTGAGCCGATCATGTTCAATGCGCCAAAGTCGCAAAGAAGCAGGCGCAAGTCAGCACCAGGCCTCGATCACATCAAACATCGACGCACAAGATCAGGCTGCTTTACATGTCGCAGCCGTCGAGTCAAG TGTGACGAAACACATCCGATCTGTGAAA GATGCcgaaaggggaagagagaaTGCCTCTATCCAGAACCGGCGCCGCCGAAAGGTTCTGGGGGTTCGTCCTCAAAAGAGTCTTCTTCAACTGCGCCAAGTCAACAGGCGAGCCCGACCTCTTCACGgggcgacgacgatgacgacgacgaccggGATTCAAAGCTGGAGCCGATcatggatgaagatgaggaagagcCGCAGAGCGCCACATCGACGACTGCGCCAATGTTTCCTTTGAGAAGATCGagcaccacatcctcctttGGTTTACAGCGTGTCCCTACAGGGTACCGGTACGACTCGGAGACCCCGTCTTTTGATGGCAATAAGAGCTCTTCGCCCTTGTCGACGGGCACGACGACCGCACAATCGCACCGTCCAGACTGGACGTTCTTACCACACGAGCTGCAGTTTTATCTCGGTTATTTCTACGACAATATCACGCACTACCACTACGGGCTCATCAGCGACGCCGGTGACTTCTTCCGAACCACTCTGGTAGGGTTGGCGCTTCGAAATGAGGCTTTGCTGTATGCTATTGTGGCCTTTTCAGCATACCACCATGCGCTGCATAATCCCCATGGCAGGATCAACGAGTTCTTGCAGTATTACAACCACAGCGTCAAGAATCTTTTGGAGTGTCtaaagaggaaagaaaagtACAGTATCGCGACGCTTTTGACGATATTGCAGCTCGCAACAATCGAG GAATATTTGGGTGACTGGGTCAACCTCATGGGCCATCAAAAGGCCGCCCTGGAGATCTTTACGCAGCTTTTTACTCCGCAGACAATCATGCAGTCACAGACAGGCCGGGCTGCACTGACTTGGTACGGTCGCTTTGATCTCTTCGTTGCCATCATGGGTAGCTTTGAAACGACGTTGCCTCGTGAATGGTACTTGGAGGCAGCAACATACCACGATTCGTGCGCGGCCGCCGAACCGGACAGTGTCTTCTGGAAGTTCGAAGCATGCTCTGCGAAGATGCAGCTTATTTCGATGGAAATGGCTATGTTGTATGccaggagggtgaaggaAGAGGTCACGGCAGAAGACTTCGCCGCAGAACATCAAAGATTGAGCAGATGTCTCAACGACTGGAAAAATGGATGGGATCCTGCTCTGGTGGACCCTTCCCATCTTGTTACGGACTTTTCAGGGAGCCACGCACCAGATCCGAACGACATTATCAACCCGTTCACATCGGGAGCACTGTTTCAACCACCACTGTTCCCTTCGACGGTCTTGACAGCCAGCTACCATTCCATGAGCCTCTTGCACGACAGCCAGAGTGGCATCAGACCAATAGGAGAAGCCAAAGACAAATTGAGGGAGCATGCCTACAAAATCTATCAGATCTTCGAGGCAGTTGAATTCTGGTCGCACAGCCCGCCGGGAGGGCTCATTGCGTTGCAGTCAGCTTTAGCTGTGGCAGCTCTCTATGTTCAGCGGGATCCACGCCATCAGATGTGGATCAGGAGGAAGTTTGTCTTACTGGAGGCGATGGG ATACATTTTCCCTGCCACGATGCGTGTGCGACTGGCCGAGCTTTTCGCAGACGACACCTGCACCAGATGGTGGCTGCCGAACGATGAGGGCTTTCCGCCCCTGCTACAAAATATCCGCGCATATGCCGACGAACGCAATGCCATGGCGGCGACTACCCAGAGAGACACGGTACAGCAGATTCGCCATGTGTTTTCGAGGATGAACATTAGAGAGGCCGCGAGAAAGGCGGCAGAAAACTAA
- a CDS encoding hypothetical protein (COG:D; EggNog:ENOG503NXUN) encodes MSLAPNSPRLPSPPPPAEIQIGPKSPMMGAHHPPPIEQTALDANSKRRIHPGTKAADMHAGPPLVPLQELDSAFQLQEHLSALHYHHSSSNTSPITRTTALLLATPPPGIDKTLWLYELCRFLVAHCNKLIVQFLFDTPPCSAQTCPEMRASEWQFLCAVHDAPKSCCAIDYCCHTLDWAANVVTNPKIFPSRFVVDSHDKNQAVKNLVNVFRRLHRIFAHGWFQHRQVFWKVEGETGLYVFFKTVCDVYDLLPAENYKLPPEAEGLPIAGEEEEKTAGGGKRQGGITIAKPPPRVAELSGEDPGLSRTNTRRHIKSSPSTGSFIMPVPEADEDDSPGGHAELSRRLSVMSISSGVSETGTVVEAGRPEEEEEEGGPEGEIPVIVEVLKEPVRSGSVIPPPKTTKAEEKKLEENFADEPESYSGVSATAKEVLASPPEEDKKLEGEEKKGDDKGKRIEEGQGGAKDAQEEEEEEEETDGEVDDVTVVGGGAEEEVEIEETAPAAATGEGKDKKREEEEDKPVKELD; translated from the exons ATGTCCCTCGCCCCAAACTCCCCTCGTctccccagcccaccacctccagccgAGATCCAAATAGGTCCCAAATCCCCCATGATGGGcgcccaccatcctcccccaatAGAACAAACCGCCCTCGACGCAAACTCCAAACGGCGCATCCACCCCGGCACCAAAGCAGCCGACATGCACGCTGGTCCCCCTCTTGTTCCCCTCCAAGAA ctTGACTCGGCCTTCCAACTCCAAGAACACCTCTCAGCCCtccactaccaccactcctcctctAACACCAGCCCCATAACccgcaccaccgccctcctcctcgccaccccGCCCCCAGGAATCGACAAAACCCTCTGGCTCTACGAACTATGCCGCTTTCTCGTAGCCCACTGCAACAAACTCATCGTCCAGTTCCTCTTCGACACCCCGCCTTGTTCCGCCCAGACATGCCCAGAGATGCGCGCTTCAGAATGGCAGTTTCTGTGCGCGGTGCACGACGCGCCAAAGTCCTGCTGCGCGATTGATTACTGCTGCCACACGCTTGACTGGGCGGCCAATGTCGTTACCAACCCCAAGATCTTCCCCAGCAGGTTTGTGGTTGACAGTCACGACAAGAACCAAGCGGTGAAGAATTTGGTCAATGTCTTTAGACGGCTGCACAGGATTTTTGCCCATGGTTGGTTTCAGCACAGGCAGGTGTTTtggaaggtggagggggagacggGGCTGTATGTTTTTTTCAAGACGGTCTGTGATGTTTACGATCTTTTGCCGGCGGAGAACTACAAGCTGCCGCCCGAGGCGGAAGGGCTGCCGAttgctggggaggaagaggaaaagacagcaggaggggggaagagacAGGGCGGGATAACGATTGCGAAACCGCCTCCGAGGGTGGCGGAGCTGAGCGGGGAGGATCCGGGGTTGAGTAGGACCAATACCCGGAGACATATCAAGTCTAGCCCGTCCACGGGGAGCTTTATCATGCCTGTTCCTGAAGCGGACGAAGATGACAGCCCTGGGGGTCATGCTGAGCTTTCAAGGAGGTTGAGCGTGATGAGCATATCTTCGGGGGTGAGCGAGACGGGAActgtggtggaggcgggacgaccggaggaggaggaggaggaggggggtccGGAGGGGGAGATTCCGGTTATtgtggaggtgttgaaggagcCGGTTAGGTCGGGGAGTGTTATTCCCCCTCCTAAAACGAcaaaggcggaggagaagaaacTCGAAGAAAATTTTGCGGACGAGCCGGAGAGCTATTCTGGTGTTAGTGCTACTGCGAAGGAGGTTTTGGCTTCACCGCcggaggaggacaagaaattggagggggaggagaaaaagggagATGATAAGGGGAAGCGTAtcgaggaggggcagggtgGCGCTAAGGatgctcaagaagaagaagaggaggaggaggagacagaTGGGGAAGTTGATGACGTTACTGTCGTTGGTGgcggggcggaggaggaggttgagattgAGGAAACCGCCCCTGCTGCGGCAACAGGAGAGGGTAAAGATaagaagagggaagaagaggaggacaagCCGGTAAAGGAGCTGGATTAG
- a CDS encoding hypothetical protein (EggNog:ENOG503NUR3; COG:H) codes for MNFDDDDAPPDLIGADETVEVPEEKAKKVPITIVTGYLGAGKTTLLNYILTAKHGKKIAVIMNGHSSALDIEKSLTVNKDGEAVEEWLEVGNGCICCSVKDTGVNAIESLMEKKGKFDYILLETTGLADPGNLAPLFWVDDGLASTIYLDGIVTLVDAKNILRSLDDPAGKVEGHEDSDDHGPVMTTAHVQISHADVIVINKSDLVSGEELEAVRERITSINELAKIFVTSQSVVPDLEGFLLDLHAYDRVDELDRAGHGHSHLDKTISTLSIPLEELTTNQLTAVDAWLRSVLWENELPGNKAANGPAFEIHRVKGRLFIEDGAEKMVQGVREIFDIFDSPAPSSGDVPRKGKVVLIGRHLTDLDFEKSLLDAVRTAA; via the exons ATgaactttgacgacgacgacgcccCGCCAGACCTGATTGGTGCTGATGAAACAGTAGAAGTACCAGAAGAAAAAGCGAAAAAGGTGCCAATCACAATAGTAACAG GATACCTTGGAGCTGGGAAAACCACACTGCTCAACTACATTCTGACTGCAAAGCATGGCAAAAAGATTGCTGTGATTATGAATG GACACAGCTCAGCTTTGGACATTGAAAAGTCCTTGACTGTGAATAAGGATGGCGAGGCTGTGGAAGAGTGGTTAGAGGTGGGCAACGGATGCATCTGTTGCTCCGTGAA AGACACAGGCGTGAACGCCATCGAGTCTCTGatggaaaagaagggaaagtTCGACTACATCTTGCTCGAAACAACAGGGTTGGCTGATCCGGGCAATCTGGCGCCGCTATTCTGGGTTGATGACGGGCTGGCGAGCACCATTTATCTAGATGGCATCGTGACCCTCGTTGATGCCAAGAATATCCTTCGCAGCTTGGATGATCCTGCGGGCAAAGTGGAAGGTCATGAAGACTCTGATGATCATGGACCAGTCATGACCACTGCTCACGTGCAGATTTCACACGCCGatgtcatcgtcatcaacaagTCTGACCTTGTGAGCGGAGAAGAGTTGGAAGCCGTCAGGGAGCGCATCACATCCATCAatgagctggccaagatatTCGTCACCTCGCAAAGTGTTGTGCCTGATTTGGAGGGATTCTTGCTCGACTTGCACGCATATGACCGTGTCGATGAACTTGACCGTGCAGGACATGGGCACAGCCACCTCGATAAA ACCATTTCAACATTGTCAATCCCTCTCGAGGAGCTGACGACCAACCAACTGACGGCAGTAGACGCCTGGCTGCGCTCGGTGCTGTGGGAGAATGAGCTTCCTGGGAACAAGGCGGCCAATGGGCCAGCTTTTGAGATCCATCGGGTGAAGGGGCGGCTGTTTATCGAGGATGGGGCTGAAAAGATGGTCCAGGGAGTGAGAGAGATTTTCGACATCTTTGACAGCCCCGCGCCTTCATCTGGTGATGTACCCCGGAAAGGcaaggtggtgttgattggGCGGCATCTGACAGACTTGGACTTTGAGAAGAGTCTATTGGATGCTGTTCGGACGGCGGCTTAG
- the CDC36 gene encoding transcriptional regulator (EggNog:ENOG503P25X; COG:D; COG:K) gives MHDCVAAMNNSNWAFGNGGGLSMGGNANLNMGMRPQASGNLSFAQSLIGSQQQSATLDPSEFPSLSNTAPNQSNPASMWAQQPSRNIGGGAHRGPQTPLSAHPGQQDDLFTSSRLASTAQSSFRFGNQGAVNQAPQGGQADEFPPLNRSTNGEIGGQDRGPGLMSNMGFGQGGAPSTRGVSHANLAGNGLLNALSATSRTGEVLSPTSIQRSQGPRSPVDDEEPRQKPPGFREGSVASHTSGNDAVGRNPLGAIGNEAPSGKAREEDRGQLLDVVDPLEGMSPIDRWGIKGHQTLMNNFPDYNIIGHGIEPSVLGLDLRSSDLISTQIYSLFNAMPPRPAVQNFKLPDCYEVKNVQPMDVKISSFNEETLMWIFYSCPRDYKQQLAAMEL, from the exons ATGCATGACTGCGTAGCGGCGATGAACAATTCCAATTGGGCGTTTGGCAATGGCGGCGGTCTATCAATGGGGGGGAATGCGAACCTCAATATGGGAATGCGGCCGCAAGCAAGTGGAAATCTCAGTTTTGCCCAGAGCTTGATAGGctcgcagcagcagtcgGCGACGTTGGACCCATC GGAGTTTCCATCTCTGTCCAACACGGCGCCAAATCAATCAAACCCTGCATCTATGTGGGCGCAACAACCATCACGCAATATCGGCGGAGGAGCTCACCGGGGCCCCCAGACGCCCTTATCAGCGCATCCGGGCCAACAAGATGATCTATTCACATCCTCTCGACTAGCCTCGACTGCGCAATCGTCTTTTCGTTTTGGCAACCAGGGAGCCGTGAACCAAGCCCCCCAGGGAGGACAGGCTGACGAGTTCCCACCATTGAACCGATCAACGAACGGCGAAATAGGAGGGCAAGATCGGGGTCCAGGTCTGATGTCGAATATGGGGTTCGGCCAAGGGGGCGCCCCTTCTACTAGGGGTGTGTCACACGCGAACCTAGCTGGGAACGGTCTTCTCAACGCCCTATCGGCTACTTCCCGGACAGGAGAGGTTCTTTCGCCAACGTCGATACAAAGGTCCCAAGGGCCTCGAAGTCCAGTGGACGATGAAGAACCGCGCCAAAAGCCACCCGGGTTTCGCGAGGGCAGCGTGGCGTCACATACTTCAGGAAATGATGCGGTCGGCAGAAATCCGTTAGGCGCTATTGGTAACGAGGCTCCTTCGGGCAAGGCGAGAGAGGAGGACCGAGGCCAGCTCCTGGATGTTGTTGATCCTCTTGAAGGGATGTCTCCTATTGACAGGTGGGGGATCAAGGGGCATCAGACTTTGATGAACAATTTCCCCGACTACAACATCATCGGCCATGGGATCGAGCCATCGGTTCTGGGGTTGGATTTGCGTTCCAGCGA CCTGATTTCCACGCAGATTTACTCGCTGTTCAACGCCATGCCTCCAAGGCCGGCGGTTCAGAATTTCAAGCTGCCCGACTGCTACGAGGTCAAAAACGTACAGCCCATGGACGTGAAAATTAGTAGCTTCAACGAGGAGACCTTGATGTGGATCTTTTACAGCTGTCCGCGGGACTACAAACAGCAGTTGGCGGCGATGGAGCTGTGA